One genomic segment of Sphaerodactylus townsendi isolate TG3544 linkage group LG07, MPM_Stown_v2.3, whole genome shotgun sequence includes these proteins:
- the CCL21 gene encoding C-C motif chemokine 21 has translation MAPRPTVVLLALLAAALLALLAGPGNADSSQDCCLKVPPPSWRFSQKMKDKLVDYRIQDPSMGCQLEAIVFITKKGRELCISPHAAWASGLKRKIDARNRRRQQPSARGSEDWQG, from the exons ATGGCTCCGCGCCCCACCGTCGTcctgctggccctcctggccgccgccctgctggccctcctggccggCCCAG GGAACGCAGACTCCAGCCAGGACTGCTGCCTCAAAGTTCCTCCTCCATCCTGGCGTTTCTCTCAGAAAATGAAGGACAAGCTGGTCGATTACCGCATCCAGGATCCCTCAATGGGATGCCAGCTGGAGGCTATTGT GTTCATCACCAAGAAGGGCCGTGAACTGTGTAtctctccacatgcagcctgggCTTCAGGACTCAAGAGGAAAATAGATGCCAGGAATCGAAGGAGGCAGCAGCCAAGCGCCCGAGGGTCTGAG GACTGGCAAGGCtag